GATGCCAAGGAGAAGACCCGCTGGCAGGTGATCTGGTTGTACGCCCAGCAGACCCGGGAGAACCGCCCCAGCACCCGGGCAGTGAGCCAGGCCACCGGGTTTAGCCAGAACTGGGTCTACAAGCTCATCCGGCGCTACAACGCCGAGGGACCCCAGGGGCTCATCGATAAGCACCGCTACAACCCAGGAGGGGATAAGCGGGCCTTGCTGAACCAGGAGGAGCAACAA
The Meiothermus cerbereus DSM 11376 genome window above contains:
- a CDS encoding helix-turn-helix domain-containing protein codes for the protein MPSKAIALHAHLSLEELEQRYRSCKDAKEKTRWQVIWLYAQQTRENRPSTRAVSQATGFSQNWVYKLIRRYNAEGPQGLIDKHRYNPGGDKRALLNQEEQQ